Proteins encoded by one window of Blautia argi:
- a CDS encoding nucleoside kinase, with protein MSEKMVSVRILGKTKTYPYGTPYAQIVKEYEGITRYPIVLVMKDSKLCELHKKLKKDGVLEFVTTGDEIGHSTYKRSTSFLLLKAVYHVAGHENIRKVTLHFSVSSGYYYTIDGNVEITEEFLAQVKTYMLELVEQRLPILKRSVSTNEAIEIFHKHGMYDKEKLFRFRRVSRVNLYSLGDFEDYFYGFMVNHTGYLKHFELYPYQGGLVLQLPKRENPEVVPDFIPSPKIFQVQRESEKWGEMVQSDTVGELNQQITREGANQLILIAEALQESKISQIAEQIIISGNKKFIMIAGPSSSGKTTFSHRLSIQLAAHGLKPHPIGVDNYFVNREDTPLDNNGNYNFECLEAIDVEKFNEDMLQLLKGERVELPQFNFKTGQREYRGDYLQLGKEDVLVIEGIHCLNDKLSHFLPVENKFKIYISALTQLNVDEHNRIPTTDGRLIRRIVRDARTRGASAKTTIAMWNSVRRGEEENIFPYQESADVMFNSALIYELAVLKLYAEPLLFSIGPGEPEYNEAKRLLKFLDYFVGIPGEAIPYNSILREFVGGGCFDV; from the coding sequence ATGAGTGAAAAAATGGTAAGTGTAAGGATACTTGGAAAAACAAAGACCTATCCTTATGGAACGCCTTATGCACAGATTGTAAAAGAATATGAAGGAATCACCCGATATCCCATTGTGCTGGTTATGAAGGATAGCAAATTATGCGAACTGCATAAAAAGCTGAAGAAAGACGGTGTACTGGAATTTGTCACCACTGGGGACGAAATTGGTCACAGTACCTATAAAAGAAGCACTTCCTTTCTTTTGTTGAAGGCTGTTTATCATGTAGCCGGACATGAAAATATCCGTAAGGTTACTCTGCATTTTTCTGTAAGTTCGGGCTACTATTACACCATTGACGGAAATGTGGAAATTACGGAAGAATTTTTAGCTCAGGTAAAGACATATATGCTGGAATTGGTAGAGCAGAGGCTACCTATCTTAAAGCGCAGTGTCAGCACCAACGAGGCCATTGAAATCTTTCATAAACATGGCATGTACGACAAGGAAAAGCTGTTCCGTTTCCGCCGGGTATCTAGAGTGAATCTCTACAGTCTGGGGGATTTTGAGGATTATTTTTATGGATTTATGGTCAATCACACTGGTTACCTGAAGCATTTTGAGCTTTATCCCTATCAGGGTGGACTGGTGCTTCAACTTCCCAAAAGAGAAAATCCGGAGGTTGTACCGGACTTTATTCCCAGCCCTAAGATTTTCCAGGTACAGAGAGAATCCGAAAAATGGGGAGAAATGGTACAGTCTGACACTGTAGGAGAATTGAATCAACAGATTACCAGAGAAGGAGCCAACCAACTGATTCTCATTGCAGAGGCTCTTCAGGAATCAAAAATCTCTCAGATTGCAGAGCAGATTATAATATCCGGAAATAAAAAATTTATCATGATAGCTGGTCCTTCTTCATCAGGAAAAACCACTTTTTCCCACAGACTGTCCATACAACTGGCAGCCCACGGCTTAAAGCCTCACCCTATTGGTGTGGACAATTATTTTGTCAACAGAGAAGATACACCTTTGGACAATAATGGCAATTATAATTTCGAGTGTCTGGAAGCCATTGATGTAGAAAAATTTAATGAGGATATGCTGCAGCTTTTAAAAGGAGAGCGAGTAGAACTTCCCCAGTTTAACTTCAAAACCGGACAGCGGGAATATCGCGGAGATTATCTGCAGCTTGGTAAGGAGGACGTGCTGGTTATTGAAGGAATTCACTGTTTAAATGACAAATTGAGTCATTTCCTCCCTGTGGAGAATAAATTTAAAATCTATATCAGTGCTCTGACCCAGCTCAATGTAGATGAGCATAATCGGATTCCCACCACAGACGGACGGCTTATCCGCCGTATTGTAAGGGACGCCAGAACCAGGGGTGCCTCTGCCAAAACCACCATTGCCATGTGGAATTCTGTACGCAGGGGAGAGGAAGAAAATATCTTCCCTTATCAGGAGTCCGCAGACGTGATGTTTAATTCAGCCCTTATCTATGAACTGGCTGTTTTAAAGCTGTATGCAGAACCTCTGCTGTTTTCCATTGGACCGGGAGAGCCGGAATACAATGAGGCAAAACGCCTCTTAAAGTTTTTAGACTATTTTGTTGGGATTCCGGGAGAAGCCATTCCATACAATTCTATTTTAAGAGAATTTGTAGGAGGCGGCTGTTTTGATGTGTAA
- a CDS encoding ATP-binding protein, with translation MFHVEECILYRDFTQGDILKDMIAALSLCCQEPDAPEKSAPLFYSCMSRLVEMADTYGFCGNLWNNYLTYLLVNHENAFSTSCEITGPKPGSLNQLALHDFTIFKDLFHLDFSAFEKFYGAASCCHLISHYENAPGSGKQFNERIKNRLCTLSTLLEQAETPEKFMGYMTDFYRDFGVGKLGLHKAFRLEHKGTDGKVEIVPITRIAHVHLDDLVGYEIAKKKLIDNTEAFLNNKPANNCLLFGDAGTGKSSSIKAILNQYYDRGLRIIEVYKHQFQDLNDVIAQIKNRQYKFIIYMDDLSFEDFEIEYKYLKAVIEGGLERKPDNILIYATSNRRHLVRERFSDKEDRNDDLHTNDTVQEKLSLVSRFGVTIYFGSPEKKEFQQIVLTLARRHHINMDEQELLLKANAWELQHGGLSGRTAQQFIDYLLGQQE, from the coding sequence ATGTTTCATGTAGAAGAATGTATTCTGTATCGGGACTTTACACAGGGGGATATCTTAAAAGATATGATTGCTGCCCTGTCCCTTTGCTGTCAGGAGCCGGACGCACCTGAAAAATCAGCGCCTCTTTTTTACAGTTGTATGAGTCGTCTGGTGGAAATGGCAGATACCTATGGGTTCTGCGGAAATCTCTGGAATAATTATCTGACCTATCTGCTGGTAAACCATGAAAATGCTTTCAGCACTTCCTGTGAAATTACAGGACCAAAGCCAGGTTCTTTAAATCAGCTTGCCCTTCATGATTTTACGATTTTCAAAGACCTGTTTCACCTGGACTTCTCTGCTTTTGAGAAATTCTACGGTGCGGCTTCCTGCTGTCATCTCATCAGTCATTATGAAAATGCCCCGGGCAGTGGAAAGCAGTTTAACGAGAGAATTAAAAACAGGCTGTGTACTTTAAGCACATTGCTTGAGCAGGCAGAAACACCGGAAAAATTTATGGGATACATGACAGATTTTTACCGTGATTTCGGCGTGGGAAAACTGGGGCTTCACAAAGCCTTTCGTCTGGAGCATAAAGGTACTGACGGAAAAGTAGAAATTGTTCCCATTACCAGAATTGCCCATGTACATCTGGACGATTTGGTGGGCTATGAAATTGCCAAAAAGAAATTGATTGACAACACAGAAGCCTTTTTAAACAATAAGCCTGCCAATAACTGTCTGCTTTTTGGTGATGCGGGAACCGGAAAATCCTCCAGCATCAAGGCAATTTTGAATCAGTATTATGACAGGGGGCTTCGGATTATTGAGGTCTATAAGCATCAGTTCCAGGATTTGAACGATGTGATTGCTCAGATTAAAAACAGACAGTATAAATTTATTATCTACATGGACGATTTATCCTTTGAAGATTTTGAGATCGAGTATAAGTATTTAAAGGCAGTGATTGAGGGCGGTCTGGAACGGAAGCCGGACAATATTCTGATTTACGCTACATCCAACCGCAGACATCTGGTGCGGGAGCGTTTCAGCGACAAAGAGGATAGAAATGACGATTTACACACCAATGATACCGTACAGGAAAAACTTTCTCTGGTTTCCCGGTTTGGTGTCACTATTTATTTCGGTTCTCCTGAGAAAAAAGAATTTCAGCAGATTGTCCTGACCCTTGCCAGACGACATCACATTAACATGGACGAACAGGAACTGCTTTTGAAGGCAAATGCCTGGGAGTTGCAGCATGGCGGACTTTCCGGCAGAACGGCGCAGCAGTTTATTGATTATCTTCTGGGGCAACAGGAATAA